In one Sporomusa sphaeroides DSM 2875 genomic region, the following are encoded:
- a CDS encoding methyl-accepting chemotaxis protein, with protein sequence MKSIRTFFVLIIAGITLLVFSIQTYVSSTQTREYVVTQLEEQLLFQASQEATNLYIPLKEIADEAITIGNMFETMTEYREDIILNYIMKTVQKSKTFVGAGIAFEPYAYQPDVKNHWPYIVKDKNGTPALTWAYSSGNYHANPWYKLGVSTQKSVDYTEPYADSTGADTIWVTCVHPIEKNGKRIGVAETDFTLDTFKQQIADIRVGQSGYAFALTRAGAVIGNHTGSKTGETKDLSVNLTEAADADWKALGQVALQSGKTGVMQVKDNYVAYAPIGSTGFTLVLVYPTEEVYAGLNKLIYSNLILVIVSLILFVLILSYLVNRRVVNPLRILAETANKVAAGDLRNIGTKYVSNDEIGQLSAAFATMSDNLSRLMLQVMQSSEHLASSSEELTASAEQSAQGATQAATSITAVSAGTERQTGAIDEAAAAVERISQELAQVADNVGIVEATAGKASGAAQDGSQAVEAAVRQMANIETKVTHSAQIVVKLGERSKEIGQIVGTIAGIASQTNLLALNAAIEAARAGEQGRGFAVVAEEVRKLAEQSQEAAKLIAVLIGEIQDETTGAVLAMDEGNREVKIGAEVVNNAGIAFAEIVKLFDQVSTQVGQITSAVQRVAGGSQDIVATVKELEEINKDTAGQTQTVSAVTEQQAASMQQIAAASEALAQLAENLTQAVSKFKL encoded by the coding sequence GTGAAGAGTATTCGAACTTTTTTTGTACTTATCATTGCCGGTATTACCCTATTGGTATTTAGTATCCAGACCTATGTTTCGTCAACACAGACCAGGGAGTATGTAGTAACCCAACTGGAAGAACAGTTATTGTTTCAGGCGTCACAAGAGGCTACTAACTTGTATATCCCATTAAAAGAGATCGCCGATGAGGCAATAACCATTGGTAATATGTTCGAAACTATGACAGAGTATCGTGAGGATATAATCCTTAATTATATTATGAAAACTGTACAAAAAAGCAAAACATTTGTCGGTGCCGGCATTGCATTTGAGCCATATGCCTATCAACCGGATGTAAAAAATCATTGGCCGTACATAGTGAAGGATAAAAACGGTACACCTGCTTTGACGTGGGCATATAGTTCCGGGAATTATCACGCGAATCCATGGTATAAATTGGGTGTTAGTACGCAAAAATCAGTCGATTATACAGAACCATATGCAGACTCAACCGGCGCTGATACCATCTGGGTAACTTGCGTTCACCCGATAGAAAAAAACGGTAAACGCATCGGCGTGGCTGAGACCGACTTCACCTTAGATACTTTTAAGCAGCAGATAGCAGACATTCGCGTGGGACAGAGCGGTTATGCCTTCGCCCTTACCAGAGCCGGTGCGGTGATTGGCAATCATACCGGTTCTAAAACCGGGGAGACGAAAGACTTATCAGTAAACCTTACCGAAGCGGCTGACGCGGATTGGAAGGCACTGGGACAGGTCGCGCTGCAATCAGGCAAAACCGGAGTTATGCAGGTGAAAGATAATTATGTTGCATATGCTCCCATTGGCAGTACAGGCTTTACCCTGGTATTGGTTTATCCGACTGAGGAAGTTTATGCAGGACTGAATAAACTTATATATTCTAACCTGATTCTGGTGATTGTCTCCCTTATCTTGTTTGTGCTTATCTTATCCTATCTTGTCAATCGGCGTGTTGTCAATCCGCTGCGAATATTGGCTGAAACCGCCAACAAAGTAGCGGCAGGAGATCTTCGCAACATAGGGACAAAGTATGTAAGTAACGATGAAATTGGTCAATTGAGCGCAGCCTTTGCTACCATGTCTGACAACCTGAGCAGATTGATGCTGCAGGTAATGCAATCGTCCGAGCATCTGGCCTCTTCGTCAGAAGAACTGACGGCAAGTGCCGAGCAGTCGGCGCAGGGCGCAACCCAGGCAGCCACGAGCATCACGGCGGTGTCGGCAGGTACGGAGCGGCAAACCGGAGCTATTGACGAAGCTGCGGCTGCTGTTGAACGCATTTCACAAGAGCTTGCTCAGGTTGCCGATAATGTTGGTATAGTTGAGGCAACTGCCGGAAAAGCATCAGGTGCTGCCCAAGATGGGAGCCAAGCCGTGGAAGCGGCAGTGCGCCAAATGGCTAATATTGAAACAAAAGTGACACACTCGGCCCAGATTGTAGTTAAGCTGGGGGAACGCTCTAAAGAAATCGGACAAATTGTCGGCACCATTGCCGGTATTGCCAGCCAGACCAACCTCTTGGCTCTGAACGCCGCCATTGAGGCCGCCCGTGCCGGCGAGCAAGGGCGCGGCTTTGCGGTAGTGGCTGAGGAGGTCCGCAAATTAGCAGAACAATCTCAGGAAGCCGCCAAGCTGATTGCCGTCTTAATTGGCGAAATCCAAGATGAGACAACCGGTGCGGTTTTGGCTATGGATGAAGGCAACCGTGAGGTGAAAATCGGGGCAGAGGTTGTCAATAACGCGGGAATTGCTTTTGCCGAAATAGTGAAACTGTTTGACCAGGTATCAACGCAGGTAGGACAAATTACCAGTGCCGTACAGCGCGTTGCCGGCGGCAGCCAGGATATTGTTGCTACCGTAAAGGAACTTGAGGAAATAAACAAAGATACCGCAGGTCAAACCCAGACAGTATCGGCAGTTACCGAACAGCAAGCAGCCTCCATGCAGCAAATTGCCGCTGCCAGCGAGGCGTTGGCTCAATTGGCGGAGAATTTGACGCAAGCTGTAAGCAAGTTTAAGTTGTAG